A genomic segment from Tessaracoccus defluvii encodes:
- a CDS encoding metal-sulfur cluster assembly factor, which yields MPEVDLGTAAPTSNLPSEDDIVEAMKDVVDPELMVNVVDLGLLYGVQIDDEGNVTLDMTLTSPTCPLTDKIEYDTKYVLDNLANSVTVNWVWLPPWGLEMITDDGREQLRSVGYNI from the coding sequence CTGCCCGAGGTCGATCTCGGCACCGCCGCCCCCACGTCGAACCTGCCGAGCGAGGACGACATCGTCGAGGCGATGAAGGACGTCGTCGACCCGGAACTGATGGTCAACGTCGTCGACCTGGGTCTGCTCTACGGCGTGCAGATCGACGACGAGGGCAACGTCACGCTCGACATGACGCTCACGTCGCCCACCTGCCCGCTCACGGACAAGATCGAGTACGACACCAAGTACGTGCTCGACAACCTGGCCAACTCGGTGACCGTCAACTGGGTCTGGCTGCCGCCGTGGGGCCTGGAGATGATCACCGACGACGGCCGCGAACAGCTGCGCTCCGTCGGCTACAACATCTGA
- a CDS encoding SufS family cysteine desulfurase, with amino-acid sequence MSYDVDRVRQDFPVLQRTVGQYPLVYLDSANTSQKPRQVVDAMAAHYLEHNANVARAMHMLGAEATEAFEGARTRIGTFVGATRAEEIVFTKNASEALNLAANTLGAGLGPGDEVVISVMEHHSNIVPWQLLCQRTGATLRWFDITDDGRLDLEQAAATSLINERTRIVSLTWVSNVLGTRNPIAAIAAQAHAVGARMVVDASQAVPHQATDVVALGADMVVFTGHKMVGPTGIGVLWGRYDLLAELPPFLGGGEMIEVVEMERSTYAPPPARFEAGTPPIAQAVGLGAAVDYLTGLGMDAIAAHEQEITAYALAKLTDIDGLVILGPTEAVERGSAISFNLRGVHPHDVMQVLDSRGVAIRGGHHCARPLHKRLGHQSSTRASSYLYTTTDEIDALADALVFTRDYFAPRF; translated from the coding sequence ATGAGCTACGACGTCGACAGGGTCCGCCAGGACTTCCCCGTCCTGCAGCGCACCGTCGGGCAGTACCCGCTGGTCTACCTCGACTCGGCCAACACCTCGCAGAAGCCGCGCCAGGTCGTCGACGCCATGGCGGCCCACTACCTCGAACACAACGCCAACGTCGCCCGCGCCATGCACATGCTCGGTGCGGAGGCGACCGAGGCCTTCGAGGGGGCACGGACCAGGATCGGCACCTTCGTCGGCGCCACCCGCGCGGAGGAGATCGTCTTCACGAAGAACGCCTCCGAGGCTCTCAACCTGGCGGCGAACACGCTCGGAGCGGGCCTCGGCCCCGGCGACGAGGTCGTCATCTCCGTCATGGAGCACCACTCCAACATCGTGCCGTGGCAGCTGCTGTGCCAGCGCACGGGCGCCACGCTGCGCTGGTTCGACATCACCGACGACGGCCGCCTCGACCTCGAGCAGGCTGCCGCGACCTCCCTCATCAACGAGCGCACCCGCATCGTCTCGCTCACCTGGGTGAGCAACGTCCTCGGCACCCGCAACCCCATCGCCGCGATCGCCGCGCAGGCCCACGCCGTCGGTGCGCGCATGGTCGTCGACGCGTCGCAGGCGGTGCCGCACCAGGCCACCGATGTCGTCGCGCTGGGTGCCGACATGGTGGTCTTCACCGGCCACAAGATGGTCGGCCCCACCGGCATCGGCGTGCTGTGGGGACGCTACGACCTGCTCGCCGAGCTGCCGCCCTTCCTCGGCGGCGGCGAGATGATCGAGGTCGTCGAGATGGAACGCTCCACCTATGCGCCTCCGCCCGCCCGGTTCGAGGCGGGAACGCCGCCGATCGCGCAGGCGGTCGGGCTGGGTGCCGCGGTCGACTACCTGACCGGCCTCGGCATGGACGCCATCGCGGCGCACGAGCAGGAGATCACGGCGTACGCGCTGGCCAAGCTGACCGACATCGACGGCCTGGTCATCCTGGGCCCCACCGAGGCGGTGGAGCGGGGGAGCGCCATCTCGTTCAACCTGCGCGGCGTGCACCCGCACGACGTGATGCAGGTGCTGGACTCGCGGGGCGTCGCGATCCGCGGTGGCCACCACTGCGCCCGCCCCCTGCACAAGCGACTCGGGCACCAGAGTTCGACGCGCGCCTCCAGCTATCTCTACACGACCACGGACGAGATCGACGCGCTGGCCGACGCGCTGGTCTTCACCCGTGACTACTTCGCCCCGCGCTTCTGA
- the sufU gene encoding Fe-S cluster assembly sulfur transfer protein SufU: MNIDELYQTIILDHYREKHHSGLRDGYATEVHHVNPSCGDELTLRVHLDGDTITDISYAAEGCSISQASTSVMGDLLIGGTTAHALELHDKFLEMMQSQGRIEPDEDTFEDAIAFAGVSKFPARVKCALLGWSALRDATLQATAKED; this comes from the coding sequence ATGAACATCGACGAGCTCTACCAGACCATCATCCTCGACCACTACCGGGAGAAGCACCACAGCGGGCTCCGCGACGGGTATGCGACCGAGGTCCATCACGTGAACCCCTCGTGCGGCGACGAGCTGACGCTGCGCGTCCACCTCGACGGCGACACGATCACCGACATCTCGTACGCGGCGGAGGGCTGCTCGATCTCGCAGGCCTCCACCTCGGTGATGGGCGACCTGCTCATCGGCGGCACGACCGCCCACGCGCTCGAGCTGCACGACAAGTTTCTGGAGATGATGCAGTCGCAGGGCCGCATCGAACCGGACGAGGACACCTTCGAGGACGCCATCGCGTTCGCGGGCGTGTCGAAGTTCCCGGCGCGCGTGAAGTGCGCGCTCCTCGGGTGGTCCGCCCTGCGCGACGCCACTCTCCAAGCCACAGCCAAGGAGGACTGA
- a CDS encoding TnpV protein produces MNQYGRRLMEAWRALAPSECAQIPDPSYHFSTLGEEAQELIEEELATLILPPATSYLEGVGQTNAAKKAIEERVLADLMPATGGLPAVDPEQVLSGIGEPVDLDEYQAQQNDPLASFAQTIQQLQDHQNS; encoded by the coding sequence ATGAACCAGTACGGACGACGTCTCATGGAGGCCTGGCGCGCCCTCGCACCGAGCGAGTGCGCGCAGATCCCCGACCCCAGCTATCACTTTTCGACGTTGGGGGAGGAAGCGCAGGAGCTGATCGAGGAGGAGTTGGCCACGCTGATCCTGCCTCCAGCCACGAGCTACTTGGAGGGCGTGGGGCAGACCAACGCAGCCAAGAAGGCGATCGAGGAACGGGTGCTGGCCGACCTGATGCCGGCGACGGGCGGGCTTCCGGCGGTGGATCCCGAGCAGGTGTTGAGCGGGATCGGGGAACCGGTCGACCTGGACGAGTACCAGGCGCAGCAGAACGATCCGCTGGCGTCGTTCGCGCAGACGATTCAGCAGCTGCAGGATCACCAGAACTCCTAA
- a CDS encoding aldo/keto reductase — MLAIAQRRGLHPAQVALTWAVSRGQIPIPFSVKEEQLRANLEAASGDPLTAAELLELATADRDNRLIKGQVFLWEGAGDWRDLWDVDGIIPGWGGYGTPAID; from the coding sequence GTGCTCGCCATCGCCCAGCGACGCGGGCTGCACCCGGCCCAGGTCGCGCTCACGTGGGCCGTCAGCCGGGGCCAGATCCCCATCCCCTTCTCCGTGAAGGAGGAGCAGCTGCGTGCCAACCTCGAGGCGGCATCCGGGGATCCGCTCACCGCGGCCGAACTGCTCGAACTCGCCACGGCCGACCGGGACAACCGCCTCATCAAGGGCCAGGTCTTCCTGTGGGAGGGGGCGGGCGACTGGCGCGACCTGTGGGACGTCGACGGCATCATCCCCGGCTGGGGCGGCTACGGGACCCCGGCGATCGACTGA
- a CDS encoding zinc-dependent alcohol dehydrogenase family protein yields MRAAYLPGGSRVDLRDDVVDPTPGHGQVVLAMKASTICGSDLRAIYREHLGEGPEAYQGVVGGHEPAGQVIAVGPGVGHLTVGDRVVVYHISGCGICDDCREGFQISCQSESRAAYGWQRDGGHADLLLAEARDCVVLPDSLSYLDGACVACGFGTAYEALRRLAPSGRDELLITGLGPVGLAAGLLAAKMGVTTIVGTDISPERRALAVRLGAVTATVASDDDAGLDAALPRGASIAFDASGAGVAQAQAIARTRRWGRVALVGEGGQLSIDVSEHIIHKQLTIHGSWVTSTLHMAELLADLDRWGLHPEVVVSDRFPLEQVAEAYRAADSGRLGKVAVVWED; encoded by the coding sequence ATGCGAGCTGCGTATCTTCCCGGCGGCAGCCGCGTCGACCTGCGCGACGACGTCGTCGACCCCACCCCCGGCCACGGTCAGGTCGTCCTCGCCATGAAGGCGTCGACGATCTGCGGCTCCGACCTGCGCGCCATCTACCGCGAGCATCTGGGCGAGGGCCCCGAGGCGTATCAGGGCGTGGTCGGCGGCCACGAGCCGGCCGGACAGGTGATCGCGGTGGGCCCCGGCGTCGGGCACCTCACGGTCGGCGACCGGGTCGTCGTCTACCACATCAGCGGCTGCGGCATCTGCGACGACTGCCGGGAGGGCTTCCAGATCTCCTGCCAGTCGGAGTCCCGCGCGGCCTACGGCTGGCAGCGCGACGGCGGGCATGCGGACCTGCTCCTGGCAGAGGCGCGCGACTGCGTCGTCCTTCCCGACTCGCTGAGCTACCTCGACGGCGCATGCGTCGCCTGCGGCTTCGGGACCGCCTACGAGGCGTTGCGCCGACTGGCGCCGAGCGGACGCGACGAGCTGCTGATCACCGGCCTCGGTCCCGTCGGCCTGGCCGCGGGCCTGCTGGCGGCGAAGATGGGGGTCACCACCATCGTCGGCACCGATATCTCCCCCGAGCGGCGGGCGCTCGCCGTCCGGCTCGGGGCAGTCACGGCCACCGTCGCCTCCGACGACGACGCGGGCCTCGACGCCGCACTCCCCCGTGGCGCGAGCATCGCGTTCGATGCGTCGGGCGCCGGCGTCGCGCAGGCCCAGGCGATCGCACGCACCCGCCGCTGGGGTCGCGTCGCCCTCGTCGGCGAGGGCGGACAGCTGTCCATCGACGTCAGCGAACACATCATCCACAAGCAGCTGACGATCCACGGCTCGTGGGTCACGTCGACCCTGCACATGGCCGAACTGCTCGCCGATCTCGACCGCTGGGGCCTGCACCCGGAGGTCGTCGTCTCCGACCGGTTCCCGCTGGAGCAGGTCGCCGAGGCCTACCGGGCAGCCGACAGCGGCCGGCTCGGCAAGGTCGCGGTCGTCTGGGAGGACTGA
- a CDS encoding methyltransferase domain-containing protein, whose amino-acid sequence MAARRTVLNAHYTDPAYVREIWSAVQGLGFEGGRVLEPGCGAGTFLGMAPVAVDAVGVELDPVTAAIAQQLNQAATIRAESFAASRLPVDSFDLVIGNVPFEDAKLHDPRFNLGQRHSIHNHFIIKSLHHTRPGGLVAVLTSRWTMDDGREEPHGPARDELPG is encoded by the coding sequence TTGGCCGCCCGCCGCACGGTACTCAATGCTCACTACACCGATCCGGCCTATGTGCGGGAGATCTGGTCAGCGGTCCAGGGCCTGGGCTTCGAGGGTGGCCGGGTGCTGGAGCCCGGCTGCGGAGCAGGAACATTCCTGGGGATGGCTCCCGTCGCCGTCGACGCGGTCGGGGTCGAGCTCGATCCCGTGACCGCGGCGATCGCGCAGCAACTGAACCAGGCGGCCACGATCCGCGCGGAGTCGTTTGCGGCGTCCCGGCTTCCCGTCGACTCCTTCGACCTGGTCATCGGGAACGTCCCGTTCGAGGACGCGAAACTCCATGACCCACGCTTCAACCTCGGTCAGCGTCACTCGATCCACAACCACTTCATCATCAAGTCGCTGCACCACACCCGGCCCGGCGGGCTGGTCGCGGTCCTGACCAGCCGATGGACGATGGACGATGGACGCGAAGAGCCCCACGGCCCGGCGAGAGATGAACTCCCTGGGTGA
- a CDS encoding alpha/beta fold hydrolase, whose protein sequence is MPDLVTDDGTRLHYTDTGGSGRPLVLVHGWPLSGEAFAGNVPAFRDAGYRVVTYDRRGFGDSDKPAAGYDYDTLSADLAAVLETLDLTGAAVLGFSMGGGELARSFGAGRAGRIAAAVFSGSITPALCVTDDNPDGAMPRDGFDQMAAQCRADHAGFLDQFTGWFFSTEAGGLQVDEATRQEALRIGLRSDPEAAARCIEIWATDLRADCRAIDVPTLVIHGTGDINVPAAASSARMAGYVQDSRLELIDGAPHGANVSHASQWERLVLDFLAALP, encoded by the coding sequence ATGCCCGACCTGGTTACCGATGACGGCACCCGACTTCACTACACGGACACCGGCGGCAGCGGCCGCCCGCTGGTCCTTGTCCACGGCTGGCCGCTGTCCGGCGAGGCCTTCGCCGGTAACGTGCCGGCCTTCCGGGACGCCGGCTACCGCGTCGTCACCTATGACCGGCGTGGCTTCGGCGACTCGGACAAGCCTGCGGCCGGCTACGACTACGACACCCTGTCTGCCGACCTGGCCGCCGTGCTGGAGACGCTGGACCTGACGGGGGCCGCCGTGCTCGGCTTCTCCATGGGTGGCGGCGAACTGGCCCGCAGCTTCGGCGCGGGGCGGGCCGGCCGGATCGCGGCCGCCGTCTTCTCCGGCTCCATCACGCCCGCGCTGTGCGTCACCGACGACAACCCCGACGGCGCCATGCCGAGGGACGGCTTCGACCAGATGGCGGCCCAGTGCCGTGCCGACCATGCCGGCTTCCTTGACCAGTTCACGGGCTGGTTCTTCAGCACGGAGGCGGGCGGCCTGCAGGTCGACGAGGCGACCCGGCAGGAGGCGCTCCGCATCGGGCTGCGCTCCGACCCGGAGGCGGCCGCGCGCTGCATCGAGATCTGGGCCACCGACCTGCGGGCCGACTGCCGCGCGATCGACGTCCCGACGCTCGTCATCCACGGCACCGGCGACATCAACGTGCCCGCCGCCGCCTCCAGCGCCCGCATGGCCGGGTATGTGCAGGACAGCCGCCTGGAACTCATCGACGGCGCACCGCATGGCGCCAACGTCTCCCACGCCTCGCAGTGGGAGCGCCTCGTGCTGGACTTCCTGGCGGCACTGCCCTGA
- a CDS encoding aldo/keto reductase family protein gives MFPAIGMGTFGSDRYGAAEVAAAVRTAIGVGYRLIDCASVYGNEAAVGEAIAGALDEFGLRRDELTVMSKVWNDAHAPADAVASVRRSLADLRLGYLDAVFVHWPFPNHHAPGVDVGARDPHATPYSHDGFMAVWRALEDLVDEGVIRHLGVSNVTIPKLRRILADARIRPSLNEMELHPGFQQPELFEFCLAEGIRPVGYSPLGSPSRPERDRTPTTSSTSNCRPCSPSPSDAGCTRPRSRSRGPSAGARSPSPSP, from the coding sequence ATGTTCCCGGCCATCGGCATGGGAACGTTCGGCTCGGACAGGTACGGCGCCGCAGAGGTGGCCGCGGCCGTACGCACCGCGATCGGCGTCGGCTACCGGCTGATCGACTGCGCGTCGGTCTACGGGAACGAGGCGGCCGTGGGAGAGGCCATCGCGGGTGCCCTCGACGAGTTCGGCCTGCGCCGCGACGAGCTGACGGTGATGAGCAAGGTCTGGAACGACGCGCATGCGCCGGCCGACGCCGTCGCCTCGGTGCGGCGGAGCCTCGCCGACCTCCGGCTCGGGTATCTGGACGCCGTCTTCGTGCACTGGCCCTTCCCGAACCACCACGCGCCCGGTGTCGACGTGGGAGCGCGCGACCCGCATGCCACCCCGTACAGCCATGACGGCTTCATGGCCGTGTGGCGGGCGCTGGAGGACCTCGTCGACGAGGGGGTGATCCGCCATCTCGGCGTCTCCAACGTCACCATCCCCAAGCTGCGTCGCATCCTCGCCGACGCGCGGATCCGGCCGAGCCTCAACGAGATGGAGCTCCACCCCGGCTTCCAGCAGCCGGAGCTCTTCGAGTTCTGTCTCGCCGAGGGCATCAGGCCCGTCGGCTACTCGCCGCTGGGGTCGCCGTCGCGCCCGGAGCGGGACCGCACCCCGACGACGTCGTCGACCTCGAACTGCCGCCCGTGCTCGCCATCGCCCAGCGACGCGGGCTGCACCCGGCCCAGGTCGCGCTCACGTGGGCCGTCAGCCGGGGCCAGATCCCCATCCCCTTCTCCGTGA
- a CDS encoding LacI family DNA-binding transcriptional regulator, with product MATYKDIAQLTGLSLATISKYFNGLPVRDRNRAAIDAAVAELGYRVNPAARSLRRGRSQSLGVVLPALDNAFHMSVVAELERILRPEGIGLLVSASRPEEPGAAVEFLRDKGVDAVIAVPSAGEAEALSELAADGVVLVLLDREQDGVEAPVVELDNRAAGRMAARLLLDHGHRDVAVLGARTTCPRCVAARPASSPSARAPVPRSGSGTRR from the coding sequence ATGGCCACCTACAAGGACATCGCGCAGCTGACCGGGCTCTCGCTCGCCACGATCTCCAAGTACTTCAACGGGCTTCCCGTGCGTGACAGGAACCGCGCCGCGATCGACGCGGCCGTGGCGGAGCTCGGCTACCGGGTGAACCCGGCCGCCAGGTCGCTGCGCCGGGGCCGCAGCCAGTCCCTCGGGGTGGTCCTGCCCGCGCTCGACAACGCGTTCCACATGTCGGTGGTGGCGGAGCTGGAGCGCATCCTCCGCCCGGAGGGGATCGGGCTGCTGGTCAGCGCCAGCCGACCGGAGGAGCCCGGCGCCGCGGTCGAGTTCCTCCGCGACAAGGGCGTCGACGCCGTCATCGCGGTCCCCTCCGCGGGCGAGGCGGAAGCGCTGTCGGAGCTCGCGGCCGACGGCGTGGTGCTCGTGCTGCTCGACCGGGAGCAGGACGGTGTCGAGGCACCGGTCGTCGAGCTCGACAACCGGGCCGCGGGCCGCATGGCCGCCAGGCTGCTGCTGGACCACGGGCACCGTGACGTCGCCGTCCTCGGGGCCCGGACGACGTGTCCTCGCTGCGTGGCCGCACGGCCGGCTTCGTCGCCGAGTGCGCGGGCACCGGTGCCGAGGTCCGGGTCCGGCACACGCCGCTGA
- a CDS encoding substrate-binding domain-containing protein: MSSLRGRTAGFVAECAGTGAEVRVRHTPLTVDDGAVAATSLLFGATRPTAIFAANYELTVGALRAVAEAGLAVPGDVSLVGLDGGELAGLLRPRLTTIVQPADELAASVAQQVMARLTDQAPPPVGLAGPRLLAGGTVGAPAG, from the coding sequence GTGTCCTCGCTGCGTGGCCGCACGGCCGGCTTCGTCGCCGAGTGCGCGGGCACCGGTGCCGAGGTCCGGGTCCGGCACACGCCGCTGACCGTCGACGACGGAGCCGTCGCCGCCACGTCTCTCCTGTTCGGCGCGACCCGGCCGACGGCCATCTTCGCCGCGAACTACGAGCTCACCGTCGGCGCCCTGCGGGCGGTCGCCGAGGCCGGGCTGGCCGTGCCGGGCGATGTCTCGCTGGTCGGCCTCGACGGCGGGGAACTGGCGGGGCTGCTGCGGCCGCGGCTCACGACGATTGTGCAACCCGCCGACGAACTGGCGGCCTCGGTCGCGCAGCAGGTGATGGCCCGGCTCACGGACCAGGCGCCCCCTCCCGTCGGCCTGGCCGGGCCCCGACTCCTCGCCGGTGGCACGGTCGGCGCGCCGGCGGGGTAG